A stretch of the Drosophila sulfurigaster albostrigata strain 15112-1811.04 chromosome 2L, ASM2355843v2, whole genome shotgun sequence genome encodes the following:
- the LOC133849188 gene encoding uncharacterized protein DDB_G0290301-like isoform X2 produces MGNSGSAHNISSGRSGIDRSSQFHQSHFKHLSQQNAHHHQFSRTSNFRTSPINQPQQRNLNPHWRRSYQPPGVERGEAKTQAEIPFKVLPELEKKLHLRATTNGAILNSGGTISGRKPNESISNNNALSQRSKTFIIETRKDGNDSNRNVNHDLHTEFTRSQTLLYHKAKLRDSQTNLSRMQRHTFSEPELINKLNQQQQQQQQQQSKNALDASTRPTTSNRNKYSKKRRAPEAPAVAVNNTTAAPTVKNNAEILRLKPDHVNGKPTSHFAKNTDRQMKLTKPPLKPVQSHQSDAFKRGNEKRNSLSGNHPQSPAIERPPYVYRREKSSDAIMLKSRKSENLENTTTIKIPVKMEQHMPKEPQEEVIATKAPQQQRTFYFGMEMVGGSSEVTKTLSVDENLGNEEVSLPTLCNYDMEYKNTSSPEESMNDNGLLVHIRPTLPRRQAETPSFSPMLAWRSLMEELDRVESSQMKENLNIWAANANNERPIQPNRSNTQSRQLPRSQQMNTTWTPEQDLGDDNDDRVKGLNSDDDTSSDEYRSKWEGDNLLFYGSKMKKSGQTQMAPIHTFSLSLPRDSHLQHNRGLDAGDVCIYKSLQKSKPDDYFNNNGSARKSTTQLKHDQAEGCNNWLLHKNLGGGVEQHTKSLEYGNKKQRMVNIEPQSIKFLTGGKHVMYLPGNNESTNATKTVPAAATATVEEAKPKSNRHFKSRQRHIPQSLQDKTPIFPTMQSFKLDDEKPLHQRFSFNNPVRLLEKKLHTEKSVKAAKTKLSLEDELEALKKVEEDFQRNRANEKENIQHQLRLHFGNDDEHFEQYHSLPIAPVLERFSAINLNDSNHKLNGRHDPEGCVSNVPYAANESEEHNNNNITFATKIFS; encoded by the exons ATGGGAAATTCGGGAAGCGCTCACAACATTAGCAGCGGGAGATCAGGCATCGATCGCAGCTCGCAATTTCATCAATCACATTTCAAACACCTCAGCCAACAAAatgctcatcatcatcaatttAGCCGCACTTCAAATTTTCGAACTAGCCCCATTAATCAGCCGCAGCAGCGTAATTTAAATCCTCATTGGCGTCGATCATATCAGCCACCTGGCGTCGAAAGGGGTGAAGCAAAGACACAGGCGGAAATACCGTTTAAAGTGTTACCAGAGCTGGAGAAAAAGTTGCATTTGCGTGCAACGACAAATGGCGCGATATTGAATTCGGGCGGCACGATTAGTGGGCGAAAGCCAAATGaaagcatttcaaataataatgccCTTAGTCAGAGATCCAAAACGTTTATCATAGAAACGCGAAAAGATGGCAACGATAGCAATCGAAATGTAAATCATGATTTACATACGGAATTCACACGTTCCCAAACTTTGCTGTATCACAAAGCCAAGCTGCGGGACTCGCAAACGAATCTCTCACGCATGCAGCGTCACACGTTCTCTGAGCCGGAGCTCATAAATAAACtcaatcaacagcaacaacagcagcaacaacaacagtccaAGAATGCGCTGGATGCATCAACTAGACCAACAACCAGCAATCGCAACAAGTATTCCAAAAAGCGTAGAGCTCCCGAAGCACCCGCAGTTGCTGTAAATAATACAACTGCTGCTCCCacagttaaaaataatgcgGAGATTTTACGGCTTAAACCGGATCATGTGAATGGGAAACCAACATCTCACTTTGCCAAGAATACGGATCGCCAAATGAAGCTAACCAAGCCACCATTAAAGCCTGTGCAGAGTCACCAAAGTGATGCCTTCAAAAGGGGCAATGAAAAGCGCAATTCTTTAAGTGGCAATCATCCCCAAAGTCCTGCGATTGAGCGACCTCCTTATGTTTATCGGCGAGAGAAAAGCTCCGACGCCATTATGCTGAAAAGTCGTAAATCGGAAAATCTTGAGAATACTACTACTATTAAAATCCCCGTGAAAATGGAGCAGCACATGCCAAAGGAGCCGCAGGAGGAAGTAATTGCGACCAAGgccccacaacaacaaaggacGTTTTACTTTGGTATGGAAATGGTGGGAGGCTCCTCAGAAGTCACAAAGACACTCAGTG TTGATGAAAATCTTGGAAACGAGGAAGTTTCGCTGCCCACGCTATGCAACTATGATATGGAATATAAAAACACAAGTAGTCCCGAGGAGAGCATGAACGATAATGGCTTACTTGTTCACATACGTCCAACGTTGCCGCGTCGACAAGCCGAGACACCATCGTTTAGTCCCATGTTAGCTTGGCGTTCACTCATGGAGGAGTTGGATCGTGTCGAGAGCTCGCAGATGAAAGAGAATCTCAATATTTGGGCAGCGAATGCAAATAATGAGCGACCCATACAACCAAATCGTAGCAATACACAAAGTCGTCAGTTGCCCAGATCACAGCAAATGAATACAACGTGGACACCTGAACAGGATCTAGGCGATGATAACGATGATCGCGTCAAGGGACTCAATTCGGATGATGACACCAGCTCTGATGAGTACCGCTCCAAATGGGAGGGtgacaatttgttgttttacggcagcaaaatgaaaaaatcagGCCAAACGCAAATGGCACCAATTCACACGTTTAGTCTATCGCTGCCCAGGGACTCGCACCTGCAGCATAATCGAGGATTGGATGCTGGTGAT GTCTGCATTTACAAGAGTCTGCAGAAGTCAAAGCCTGAtgattatttcaataataatggCAGTGCGAGAAAATCCACGACTCAATTAAAACACGATCAGGCCGAGGGCTGCAATAATTGGCTGCTGCATAAGAATCTGGGCGGAGGCGTTGAGCAACATACAAAGAGTCTGGAGTATggcaataaaaagcaaagaatGGTAAACATTGAGCctcaatcaattaaatttctaacTGGCGGAAAACATGTTATGTACTTGCCCGGCAATAATGAGTCAACAAATGCTACAAAAACTgtgccagcagcagccactgcaaCAGTTGAAGAAGCGAAACCCAAATCAAATCGCCATTTCAAAAGCAGACAGCGACACATTCCCCAAAGCTTACAGGATAAAACACCTATATTTCCAACAATG CAGAGCTTCAAATTGGATGATGAGAAGCCACTGCATCAACGTTTCTCATTCAACAATCCCGTGCGACTCTTGGAGAAAAAGTTGCACACGGAGAAATCGGTTAAAGCCGCTAAAACGAAACTTTCATTGGAGGACGAACTTGAAGCTTTAAAAAA gGTCGAGGAAGACTTTCAGCGAAACCGTGCTAATGAAAAGGAGAATATACAGCATCAATTGCGACTCCATTTTGGCAATGATGATGAACATTTCGAGCAATATCATAGCTTACCTATAGCGCCTGTGCTTGAACGATTTTCAGCCATCAATTTGAATGATTCGAATCATAAGTTGAATGGGCGTCATGATCCCGAGGGTTGTGTTTCCAATGTGCCCTATGCCGCAAATGAAAGTGaggagcacaacaacaacaacataacctttgctacaaaaatatttagttaa
- the LOC133849188 gene encoding uncharacterized protein DDB_G0290301-like isoform X1: MGNSGSAHNISSGRSGIDRSSQFHQSHFKHLSQQNAHHHQFSRTSNFRTSPINQPQQRNLNPHWRRSYQPPGVERGEAKTQAEIPFKVLPELEKKLHLRATTNGAILNSGGTISGRKPNESISNNNALSQRSKTFIIETRKDGNDSNRNVNHDLHTEFTRSQTLLYHKAKLRDSQTNLSRMQRHTFSEPELINKLNQQQQQQQQQQSKNALDASTRPTTSNRNKYSKKRRAPEAPAVAVNNTTAAPTVKNNAEILRLKPDHVNGKPTSHFAKNTDRQMKLTKPPLKPVQSHQSDAFKRGNEKRNSLSGNHPQSPAIERPPYVYRREKSSDAIMLKSRKSENLENTTTIKIPVKMEQHMPKEPQEEVIATKAPQQQRTFYFGMEMVGGSSEVTKTLSVDENLGNEEVSLPTLCNYDMEYKNTSSPEESMNDNGLLVHIRPTLPRRQAETPSFSPMLAWRSLMEELDRVESSQMKENLNIWAANANNERPIQPNRSNTQSRQLPRSQQMNTTWTPEQDLGDDNDDRVKGLNSDDDTSSDEYRSKWEGDNLLFYGSKMKKSGQTQMAPIHTFSLSLPRDSHLQHNRGLDAGDVCIYKSLQKSKPDDYFNNNGSARKSTTQLKHDQAEGCNNWLLHKNLGGGVEQHTKSLEYGNKKQRMVNIEPQSIKFLTGGKHVMYLPGNNESTNATKTVPAAATATVEEAKPKSNRHFKSRQRHIPQSLQDKTPIFPTMEQQSFKLDDEKPLHQRFSFNNPVRLLEKKLHTEKSVKAAKTKLSLEDELEALKKVEEDFQRNRANEKENIQHQLRLHFGNDDEHFEQYHSLPIAPVLERFSAINLNDSNHKLNGRHDPEGCVSNVPYAANESEEHNNNNITFATKIFS; encoded by the exons ATGGGAAATTCGGGAAGCGCTCACAACATTAGCAGCGGGAGATCAGGCATCGATCGCAGCTCGCAATTTCATCAATCACATTTCAAACACCTCAGCCAACAAAatgctcatcatcatcaatttAGCCGCACTTCAAATTTTCGAACTAGCCCCATTAATCAGCCGCAGCAGCGTAATTTAAATCCTCATTGGCGTCGATCATATCAGCCACCTGGCGTCGAAAGGGGTGAAGCAAAGACACAGGCGGAAATACCGTTTAAAGTGTTACCAGAGCTGGAGAAAAAGTTGCATTTGCGTGCAACGACAAATGGCGCGATATTGAATTCGGGCGGCACGATTAGTGGGCGAAAGCCAAATGaaagcatttcaaataataatgccCTTAGTCAGAGATCCAAAACGTTTATCATAGAAACGCGAAAAGATGGCAACGATAGCAATCGAAATGTAAATCATGATTTACATACGGAATTCACACGTTCCCAAACTTTGCTGTATCACAAAGCCAAGCTGCGGGACTCGCAAACGAATCTCTCACGCATGCAGCGTCACACGTTCTCTGAGCCGGAGCTCATAAATAAACtcaatcaacagcaacaacagcagcaacaacaacagtccaAGAATGCGCTGGATGCATCAACTAGACCAACAACCAGCAATCGCAACAAGTATTCCAAAAAGCGTAGAGCTCCCGAAGCACCCGCAGTTGCTGTAAATAATACAACTGCTGCTCCCacagttaaaaataatgcgGAGATTTTACGGCTTAAACCGGATCATGTGAATGGGAAACCAACATCTCACTTTGCCAAGAATACGGATCGCCAAATGAAGCTAACCAAGCCACCATTAAAGCCTGTGCAGAGTCACCAAAGTGATGCCTTCAAAAGGGGCAATGAAAAGCGCAATTCTTTAAGTGGCAATCATCCCCAAAGTCCTGCGATTGAGCGACCTCCTTATGTTTATCGGCGAGAGAAAAGCTCCGACGCCATTATGCTGAAAAGTCGTAAATCGGAAAATCTTGAGAATACTACTACTATTAAAATCCCCGTGAAAATGGAGCAGCACATGCCAAAGGAGCCGCAGGAGGAAGTAATTGCGACCAAGgccccacaacaacaaaggacGTTTTACTTTGGTATGGAAATGGTGGGAGGCTCCTCAGAAGTCACAAAGACACTCAGTG TTGATGAAAATCTTGGAAACGAGGAAGTTTCGCTGCCCACGCTATGCAACTATGATATGGAATATAAAAACACAAGTAGTCCCGAGGAGAGCATGAACGATAATGGCTTACTTGTTCACATACGTCCAACGTTGCCGCGTCGACAAGCCGAGACACCATCGTTTAGTCCCATGTTAGCTTGGCGTTCACTCATGGAGGAGTTGGATCGTGTCGAGAGCTCGCAGATGAAAGAGAATCTCAATATTTGGGCAGCGAATGCAAATAATGAGCGACCCATACAACCAAATCGTAGCAATACACAAAGTCGTCAGTTGCCCAGATCACAGCAAATGAATACAACGTGGACACCTGAACAGGATCTAGGCGATGATAACGATGATCGCGTCAAGGGACTCAATTCGGATGATGACACCAGCTCTGATGAGTACCGCTCCAAATGGGAGGGtgacaatttgttgttttacggcagcaaaatgaaaaaatcagGCCAAACGCAAATGGCACCAATTCACACGTTTAGTCTATCGCTGCCCAGGGACTCGCACCTGCAGCATAATCGAGGATTGGATGCTGGTGAT GTCTGCATTTACAAGAGTCTGCAGAAGTCAAAGCCTGAtgattatttcaataataatggCAGTGCGAGAAAATCCACGACTCAATTAAAACACGATCAGGCCGAGGGCTGCAATAATTGGCTGCTGCATAAGAATCTGGGCGGAGGCGTTGAGCAACATACAAAGAGTCTGGAGTATggcaataaaaagcaaagaatGGTAAACATTGAGCctcaatcaattaaatttctaacTGGCGGAAAACATGTTATGTACTTGCCCGGCAATAATGAGTCAACAAATGCTACAAAAACTgtgccagcagcagccactgcaaCAGTTGAAGAAGCGAAACCCAAATCAAATCGCCATTTCAAAAGCAGACAGCGACACATTCCCCAAAGCTTACAGGATAAAACACCTATATTTCCAACAATG gaaCAGCAGAGCTTCAAATTGGATGATGAGAAGCCACTGCATCAACGTTTCTCATTCAACAATCCCGTGCGACTCTTGGAGAAAAAGTTGCACACGGAGAAATCGGTTAAAGCCGCTAAAACGAAACTTTCATTGGAGGACGAACTTGAAGCTTTAAAAAA gGTCGAGGAAGACTTTCAGCGAAACCGTGCTAATGAAAAGGAGAATATACAGCATCAATTGCGACTCCATTTTGGCAATGATGATGAACATTTCGAGCAATATCATAGCTTACCTATAGCGCCTGTGCTTGAACGATTTTCAGCCATCAATTTGAATGATTCGAATCATAAGTTGAATGGGCGTCATGATCCCGAGGGTTGTGTTTCCAATGTGCCCTATGCCGCAAATGAAAGTGaggagcacaacaacaacaacataacctttgctacaaaaatatttagttaa
- the LOC133849308 gene encoding uncharacterized protein LOC133849308: MELLKSINNKEIFMEVLHLSIDFLIGNINDQQALRLSHKYGFQNPDDFLLATRTISKYYRNCCLDSVEAANTDKLAFLSQELRPLVPLVLASRQDAVESALSRYEYLKNNVKCVMSFDWDTRLILGDSSSRSNVRQVVTINLHCRSSAKDELIMFEMNLEQLKTFIEVLENSLKSGKAIK, encoded by the exons ATGGAGCTGTTAAAAAGCATCAATAACAAAGAGATATTTATGGAG GTGCTGCACTTGTCCATTGATTTCCTAATCGGCAATATAAACGATCAACAGGCACTTCGCTTATCCCACAAATATGGCTTTCAGAATCCTGACGATTTTCTACTTGCCACCCGTACTATTTCCAAGTACTATAGGAATTGTTGTTTGGACAGCGTAGAAGCAGCTAATACCGATAAGCTAGCGTTTCTCAGCCAAGAACTAAGGCCACTGGTCCCTTTGGTGCTCGCATCTAGACAAGATGCAGTGGAATCTGCGCTGAGTCGCTATGAATATCTAAAGAACAATGTCAAGTGCGTTATGTCCTTTGATTGGGACACACGACTGATATTGGGCGACAGCAGCTCGAGAAGTAATGTGCGTCAAGTGGTCACCATCAATTTGCACTGTCGTTCCAGTGCTAAAGATGAGCTGATCATGTTTGAAATGAATCTGGAGCAGCTCAAGACATTCATTGAAGTATTAGAGAACTCACTTAAAAGCGGCAAGGCAATAAAGTAA
- the LOC133849249 gene encoding TBC1 domain family member 20: MSSVDEIKIDLPPLSFEKSPETQDERTKREAIEELIAKYPENRIPIEELRKQALSELGLVNDDLRRVLWPQLAGVDVNSLERVPTLAELQSHPEYNQVVLDVNRSLKRFPPGIPYEQRIALQDQLTVLILRVIQKYPNLRYYQGYHDVAVTFLLVAGEEVAYAIMEELSTTHFSECMQETMEATQRRLMFIWPVVHFEQPELFQFLQRSTVGTLFALPWYLTWFGHSLNSYKAVVRLYDYFLASPMYTPIFVTAAILLYRSQAILSEDCDMASVHCLLSKLPDDLPFEDLLRTSSKLYDKYSLTVIEKKVEELIKLEQEQRQLEERRRRYPRSTSAKPDYTLSRWVLKKLTTKSVMMTTAVSIVVGICAYYYKNQYLAAGIS; this comes from the exons ATGTCCAGTGTTGACGAAATAAAAATCGATCTTCCCCCACTAAGTTTCGAGAAAT CACCAGAGACGCAGGATGAGCGTACTAAGCGAGAAGCGATTGAAGAACTAATTGCCAAATATCCCGAAAATCGCATTCCAATTGAGGAATTGCGCAAACAAGCGCTCAGCGAATTGGGGCTGGTTAACGATGACCTCAGACGTGTTTTGTGGCCACAGTTGGCTGGCGTCGATGTCAACAGCTTGGAGCGTGTACCAACTCTGGCTGAATTGCAATCACATCCGGAATACAATCAAGTGGTGCTCGATGTGAATCGTTCATTGAAACGTTTTCCCCCCGGAATTCCCTATGAACAGCGTATTGCGCTGCAGGATCAGTTGACGGTGCTCATATTGCGTGTCATTCAAAAATATCCAAACTTACGCTACTATCAGGGCTATCACGATGTGGCCGTGACATTTCTGCTCGTCGCTGGCGAAGAAGTTGCCTACGCCATCATGGAGGAGTTGTCCACCACCCACTTTTCCGAGTGCATGCAAGAAACAATGGAGGCCACCCAACGGCGCTTGATGTTCATTTGGCCTGTGGTGCATTTTGAGCAGCCCGAACTGTTTCAGTTCTTGCAACGTTCCACAGTTGGCACACTGTTTGCCTTACCCTGGTATCTCACCTGGTTTGGACACAGTTTGAACTCATACAAGGCTGTGGTGCGTTTGTATGATTATTTTCTCGCCTCGCCGATGTACACGCCCATCTTTGTGACAGCCGCAATTCTGCTGTATCGATCGCAGGCCATTTTGAGCGAGGACTGTGATATGGCGTCGGTGCATTGTCTCTTATCAAAG CTGCCAGATGATTTGCCGTTCGAGGATTTGTTGCGCACATCGAGTAAATTGTACGACAAATACAGTTTGACAGTAATTGAGAAAAAGGTTGAGGAACTCATCAAATTAGA GCAAGAGCAACGACAATTGGAGGAACGACGTCGTCGCTATCCGCGTTCCACATCAGCAAAACCAGATTACACATTAAGTCGATGGGTGTTGAAGAAGTTGACCACGAAATCAGTAATGATGACAACCGCTGTTTCGATTGTGGTAGGCATTTGTGCATATTACTACAAGAATCAGTATTTGGCCGCTGGCATCAGCTGA
- the LOC133849299 gene encoding heterochromatin protein 1 — MSKKGDPQSSGGEEEEEEEYAVEKILDRRVRKGKVEYYLKWKGYAETENTWEPEGNLDCQDLIQQYELSRKDEANATAKKDRPGSTAENKDASSSSTPSTTNNSSNNKRKSEEPPGPASKTKRAEVLVPAGGTGFDRGLKAEKILGASDNDGRLTFLIQFKGVDQAEMVPSTVANVKIPQMVIRFYEERLSWYSDNED, encoded by the exons atgtCTAAAAAGGGAGATCCGCAATCCTCTGGTGGtgaagaggaggaagaggaggagtaTGCCGTGGAGAAGATTCTCGACCGTCGTGTGCGCAAAGGAAAG GTTGAGTATTACCTCAAGTGGAAGGGTTATGCTGAAACAGAAAACACTTGGGAGCCCGAGGGCAATCTCGACTGCCAAGATTTAATACAACAATACGAATTGTCACGCAAGGATGAG GCTAATGCAACGGCTAAAAAAGATCGTCCCGGTAGTACTGCCGAGAATAAGGATGCCTCGAGCTCATCCACTCCCAGCACCaccaataacagcagcaacaacaagcgcaAATCCGAGGAACCCCCAGGTCCAGCTAGCAAAACCAAGCGTGCCGAAGTATTAGTACCAGCTGGCGGCACTGGCTTCGATCGTGGCCTCAAGGCTGAAAAGATATTAGGCGCATCCGATAATGATGGGCGTCTCACATTCCTCATTCAATTCAAGGGCGTGGATCAAGCGGAAATGGTGCCATCGACAGTGGCGAATGTAAAGATCCCACAAATGGTCATTCGCTTCTACGAGGAGCGTCTTTCGTGGTACTCGGACAACGAGGATTGA
- the LOC133849177 gene encoding E3 ubiquitin-protein ligase TRIM45, with the protein MMNEQLATKRAAVEVDLHLVHGTSYAQLTVKSRVMNKASEKTPTRQTKLTFKRGPKTSPNHIDYERIQPAKVQSQYAVAAPMAIKAATSPAGKMQLKLSTSKIRLQQQTVQIEGTTDALRRKSAPQLFSFTIAPKLGMSAVGEAQMVPRLPVYELSHCIRRSRTLGLPEAKVIPTTTDSNSEPSSGSLTGGSLTGGSSTSPESLLDNVLSGASSVSVQSSSASDITVAPPPPPPPPPALKSPLLAKPKRVLSLKASPELRISPPTPDSGVQPEISTLLLPGMEPSDTLNSLASRTSCSPSPAGSPMVSPSNSFQLRNDANSCVSITYPEDLKCAICMDVYTDPRTLHCLHSFCLQCLASEQLREEVHWEDRSNYSMRSSTPELATVSPARQRGASFSLRSKKSMDRMVSRVDAKNSASFASEADNMRCIGCHICQYVTELPAVGGVRQLPQNFMLVRRIEALRLQAGDDVISRVWCSLCSDEISATYHCISCTLNLCSLCKEAHERQRSTANHHLRNIMELRRARKQKQQQLGLGDSSHLLLKCGLHGFELKAFCVPCQQLACSDCLVLQHRNHRHETVAKAAVQLQVAKQLREATEQTRPLCQYAEHSIERLNEIARGINARCDDIQAQVESYMNSYFEALQSHRNTLLQQISRARESKIELILNQQLELEKRTQQALDAIRFSQELCDIGAEVEILSFARILLRRFEYCQQFKPPVDPKISDSLHFLAKIRAPATKDQNDIPLYGIITMQTVEPTLCTLQWEGFSQLRLHRTVQLMLLSRDRDGVALCHGGLEINCMIKYKELNAKFLPIDVADHRDGTYSIAFTPDTQGTLMLTVSINDRQIKGSPYTFNCRQVRPHTGIYHCCAFCSGKGNKSVKCSCEGRMPGYSGCGHGHAGHPGRRHWSCCGNVLENSECNVANKLLNS; encoded by the exons ATGATGAATGAACAGTTGGCAACGAAACGCGCAGCTGTCGAAGTGGATTTGCACTTGGTACATGGTACTTCGTACGCTCAACTCACAG TAAAATCTCGTGTAATGAATAAAGCGAGCGAGAAAACACCAACTCGGCAAACGAAACTCACCTTTAAGCGCGGTCCCAAGACGTCTCCCAATCACATTGACTATGAGCGTATACAGCCAGCAAAAGTGCAATCCCAGTACGCTGTCGCAGCTCCAATGGCAATCAAGGCTGCAACATCGCCAGCTGGGAAAATGCAGCTCAAATTGAGCACAAGCAAAATtcgactgcaacaacaaaccgTCCAAATTGAAGGCACTACGGATGCTCTACGTCGCAAGTCGGCGCCTCAGCTCTTCAGTTTTACCATAGCGCCTAAGCTTGGCATGTCTGCCGTGGGCGAAGCTCAAATGGTGCCACGTTTGCCCGTCTACGAGCTGAGCCACTGCATCCGACGTTCGCGCACTCTTGGCTTGCCCGAGGCGAAGGTCATTCCGACCACCACGGACAGCAACAGTGAGCcaagcagcggcagcttgACGGGCGGCAGCTTGACGGGCGGCAGCTCTACGTCACCCGAATCGCTGCTGGATAATGTGCTAAGCGGCGCCTCCTCCGTCTCAGTGCAAAGCAGCAGCGCCAGTGACATTACAGTGGCAcctccaccaccaccaccgcctCCTCCAGCACTAAAGTCACCGCTGCTGGCCAAACCCAAACGTGTGCTCAGTTTAAAGGCTTCGCCGGAGCTTCGCATCTCGCCACCTACGCCGGATAGTGGCGTTCAACCGGAGATTAGCACACTACTTTTGCCCGGCATGGAACCGTCGGATACACTCAATTCCTTGGCCTCCAGAACCAGCTGCTCGCCCTCACCTGCTGGCTCGCCCATGGTATCGCCCTCGAATAGCTTTCAGCTACGCAACGATGCCAACAGCTGTGTGAGCATTACTTATCCCGAGGATCTCAAGTGCGCCATCTGCATGGATGTCTACACCGATCCGCGTACGCTGCATTGTCTACACTCATTCTGCCTGCAGTGCCTGGCGAGTGAGCAACTCCGCGAAGAGGTCCACTGGGAGGATCGCTCCAACTACAGTATGCGCTCCTCGACGCCTGAACTCGCAACGGTTTCGCCGGCCCGGCAGCGCGGCGCCAGCTTCAGTCTGCGCAGCAAAAAGTCCATGGATCGCATGGTGTCACGG GTCGATGCCAAGAACTCTGCAAGCTTTGCCAGCGAAGCGGACAACATGCGCTGCATAGGCTGTCACATTTGTCAATATGTCACGGAGCTTCCAGCAGTGGGTGGAGTGCGTCAATTGCCGCAGAACTTTATGCTGGTGCGACGCATTGAGGCACTGCGTCTGCAAGCTGGCGACGATGTCATCTCGCGTGTGTGGTGCTCGCTCTGCAGCGATGAAATTAGC GCCACCTATCACTGCATCAGCTGCACCCTGAATCTGTGCTCGCTGTGCAAGGAGGCGCACGAAAGGCAGCGCAGCACAGCCAATCACCATCTGAGGAACATTATGGAGCTGCGACGCGCACGCaagcagaaacaacagcagTTGGGATTGGGAGACAGCAGTCATTTGCTGTTGAAGTGCGGACTCCATGGCTTCGAGCTGAAGGCCTTCTGTGTGCCCTGCCAGCAG CTGGCCTGTTCGGATTGTCTGGTGCTGCAGCATCGCAATCATCGCCACGAGACGGTTGCCAAGGCAGCAGTGCAGCTGCAGGTGGCCAAACAGCTGCGTGAGGCAACGGAACAGACGCGTCCACTCTGTCAATATGCGGAGCATTCGATTGAGCGACTCAACGAGATTGCACGCGGCATAAATGCCCGATGTGATGACATCCAGGCGCAGGTGGAGAGCTACATGAATAGTTACTTTGAGGCACTGCAGTCGCATCGCAACACGCTGCTCCAGCAAATTAGTCGTGCCCGAGAGTCCAAGATTGAGTTGATACTCAATCAACAGCTAGAGCTTG AGAAACGCACGCAGCAAGCTCTGGATGCCATACGCTTTAGCCAGGAACTGTGCGATATTGGTGCCGAGGTCGAAATATTGAGCTTTGCTCGCATTCTGCTCCGACGCTTCGAGTATTGCCAGCAGTTCAAGCCGCCAGTTGATCCTAAG ATCTCGGATTCGCTGCATTTTCTGGCAAAGATTCGAGCGCCCGCCACCAAGGATCAGAACGACATACCGCTCTACGGCATCATCACCATGCAGACGGTGGAGCCAACGCTCTGCACGCTGCAATGGGAGGGCTTCTCGCAGCTGCGACTGCACAGAACAGTGCAGCTAATGCTGCTCTCCAGGGATCGCGATGGGGTTGCCTTGTGTCACGGTGGCCTGGAGATCAATTGTATGATCAAGTACAAGGAGTTGAATGCCAAGTTTCTGCCCATCGATGTGGCCGATCATCGCGACGGCACCTACAGCATTGCCTTCACTCCGGACACGCAGGGTACCCTCATGCTAACTGTCAGCATCAACGATCGTCAGATCAAGGGCAGTCCATACACCTTCAATTGTCGGCAAGTGCGTCCACACACCGGTATCTATCACTGCTGCGCTTTCTGTTCTGGCAAAGGGAACAAGAGTGTGAAGTGTTCATGTGAAGGACGCATGCCAGGCTACAGTGGCTGTGGCCATGGACATGCCGGACATCCTGGGCGGAGGCATTGGTCCTGTTGCGGCAATGTGCTGGAAAACTCCGAATGTAATGTGGCTAACAAGCTGCTGAACTCGTAA